The Aequorivita sublithincola DSM 14238 genome window below encodes:
- a CDS encoding putative quinol monooxygenase: MFTRIVKMEFEKKNIPTFLANFEFVKEKIRNFPGCNFLELYRDKNDETIFFTYSRWNDEEDLENYRTSELFRNVWSETKPMFKSKAEAWSVDTLHSLN, encoded by the coding sequence ATGTTTACAAGAATTGTCAAGATGGAATTTGAAAAGAAGAATATCCCTACTTTTCTGGCTAATTTTGAATTTGTAAAAGAAAAGATCCGCAATTTTCCAGGATGTAACTTTTTGGAACTTTACAGAGATAAAAATGATGAAACAATCTTTTTCACTTACAGCCGTTGGAATGATGAAGAAGATTTGGAAAACTATAGAACCAGCGAACTTTTCCGAAATGTTTGGAGTGAAACAAAGCCTATGTTTAAATCAAAAGCTGAAGCTTGGAGTGTTGATACGCTTCACAGTTTAAATTAA
- the mnmE gene encoding tRNA uridine-5-carboxymethylaminomethyl(34) synthesis GTPase MnmE — protein sequence MTNNDTIVALATPSGAGAIAVLRLSGPEAIKIASSIFNSISGKKLGKQKSHTVHLGHIKDGERTIDEVLATIFKNPNSYTGEDVVEISCHGSNYIQQEIIQLCLRKGCRMAQAGEFTLRAFLHGKMDLSQAEAVADLIASDSAASHQLAIQQMRGGFSSEIKKLREELLNFASLIELELDFAEEDVEFANRDDFQKLISKITTVLKRLIDSFAIGNVLKNGIPVAIVGEPNVGKSTLLNVLLNEERAIVSDIAGTTRDTIEDEITIGGIGFRFIDTAGIRDTVDVIEGLGIKKTFEKIEAAQVVIYLFDAEKFQVSGSKFQLEIETIKNKYPLKNLVIVANKIDKLSEEEITKLKALLPTSHYQLQTISAKTNQGIEDLQNKLLDFVNTGALRNNETIVTNSRHYDALLKSLEEIIKVQDGIDSNLSGDLLAIDLRQALYHLGEITGSVSNDELLGNIFANFCIGK from the coding sequence ATGACAAACAATGATACCATAGTTGCATTGGCAACTCCTTCAGGCGCAGGAGCGATTGCAGTTTTACGACTTTCGGGACCAGAAGCTATTAAAATAGCTTCTTCAATATTTAATTCAATTTCTGGGAAAAAACTCGGAAAACAAAAATCCCATACCGTTCATTTAGGCCACATAAAAGATGGCGAGCGCACTATAGATGAGGTGTTAGCTACTATTTTCAAAAATCCAAATAGCTATACAGGCGAAGATGTTGTTGAAATATCCTGTCATGGAAGTAATTATATTCAACAAGAAATAATACAACTATGCCTTCGTAAAGGTTGTAGAATGGCACAAGCTGGCGAATTTACTTTACGCGCATTTCTTCACGGAAAGATGGATTTAAGTCAAGCCGAAGCTGTGGCAGACCTTATTGCGAGTGACAGTGCTGCAAGTCATCAATTGGCAATTCAGCAAATGCGTGGCGGTTTTTCTTCGGAAATAAAAAAACTTCGCGAAGAACTTTTAAACTTTGCTTCGCTAATTGAACTTGAACTGGATTTTGCCGAAGAAGATGTAGAATTCGCAAATAGAGACGATTTCCAGAAACTTATTTCAAAAATAACTACAGTTCTTAAACGCTTGATAGATTCCTTCGCCATAGGAAATGTTTTGAAAAACGGAATTCCCGTTGCCATTGTAGGCGAACCAAATGTTGGAAAATCTACATTATTAAATGTACTTTTAAACGAAGAACGCGCCATCGTTAGCGACATTGCTGGAACCACGCGAGACACTATTGAAGACGAAATAACCATCGGTGGCATTGGTTTCCGCTTTATCGATACCGCCGGAATTCGTGATACCGTAGACGTCATTGAAGGTTTAGGTATCAAGAAAACATTCGAAAAAATTGAAGCTGCACAAGTCGTGATTTATCTTTTTGATGCTGAAAAGTTTCAAGTTTCAGGTTCTAAGTTTCAGTTAGAGATTGAAACTATTAAGAATAAATATCCGCTGAAAAATCTTGTGATTGTTGCTAATAAAATTGATAAGCTTTCAGAAGAAGAAATTACTAAATTAAAAGCTCTTCTACCAACCTCACACTACCAACTACAAACCATTTCAGCCAAAACCAATCAAGGCATAGAAGATCTTCAAAACAAACTTCTCGATTTTGTAAATACTGGTGCACTTCGCAACAACGAAACCATCGTAACTAATTCCCGACATTATGATGCCCTATTGAAATCACTCGAGGAAATCATCAAAGTTCAAGACGGAATCGATTCCAACTTGAGTGGCGATCTGCTCGCCATAGACCTGCGTCAAGCACTGTATCATTTAGGTGAAATCACGGGTAGTGTTAGCAATGATGAACTTCTTGGAAATATTTTCGCTAACTTTTGCATCGGCAAATAA
- a CDS encoding SAM hydrolase/SAM-dependent halogenase family protein, which yields MPIITLTTDFGEKDHFAGAVKGAIYSEMEDAKIVDISHSVSPFHLHEAAYIIQNAYKSFPSGTIHVIGVDSELNPENKHIAVLMDGHYFVCADNGIISMLTSEIRPEKIVEINIHDRVTSNFPVLDVFVKVAGHIARGGTLDVIGKNITEIKELTGIRPAVSNKDSTISGTVIYIDNYGNVISNITKKLFEEVGRGRDFVINARRHEFNKIHTHYSDAINFDNSPDKREEDGKRLALWNSSNYLELAIYKSSSKTVGSAASLFGLDYRDTIMVNFTP from the coding sequence ATGCCAATAATTACACTTACTACTGACTTCGGAGAGAAGGATCACTTTGCAGGCGCAGTAAAAGGAGCTATTTATTCTGAAATGGAAGATGCAAAAATTGTTGATATCTCGCATTCCGTTTCGCCATTTCATCTTCATGAAGCTGCTTACATAATTCAAAATGCATACAAGAGTTTTCCATCTGGAACCATTCATGTTATCGGTGTAGATTCTGAGTTAAATCCTGAAAATAAACACATTGCAGTACTGATGGATGGTCATTATTTTGTATGTGCAGACAATGGGATTATCTCTATGCTCACTTCAGAAATACGGCCAGAAAAAATTGTTGAAATAAATATTCACGATAGAGTTACGAGTAATTTTCCTGTTCTCGATGTTTTTGTGAAGGTTGCGGGCCACATTGCTCGCGGTGGAACGCTAGACGTAATTGGTAAAAACATTACTGAAATCAAGGAGTTAACTGGCATTCGTCCAGCAGTAAGCAATAAAGACAGTACAATAAGTGGCACCGTGATTTATATTGACAATTACGGAAATGTGATTAGCAACATTACAAAGAAACTATTTGAAGAAGTGGGTCGCGGAAGAGATTTCGTTATAAACGCTAGAAGACACGAATTCAATAAAATACATACCCATTATAGTGACGCTATTAACTTTGACAATAGTCCGGATAAAAGAGAGGAAGACGGAAAAAGACTGGCGCTTTGGAACTCTTCCAACTATCTGGAACTAGCCATTTATAAGAGCAGCTCCAAAACGGTTGGTAGCGCGGCTTCATTGTTCGGCTTGGATTATCGCGATACTATAATGGTTAATTTTACACCATAA
- a CDS encoding PhoH family protein, with protein sequence MNELIIELTDISPRDFFGLENANIDLLKKYFPKLKIVARGNKIKAYGDEDVLEEFDRRLTMLLDQYIKYNKIDENVIERVLTSRNKEEYETPHGSGETIVHGVSGKPIKAQTANQRKLVSLMAKNDMVFAVGPAGTGKTYTGVALAVKALKEKEVKKIILTRPAVEAGENLGFLPGDLKEKLDPYMQPLYDALRDMIPAEKLASHIETGVIQIAPLAFMRGRTLDNAFVILDEAQNTTHAQMKMFLTRMGKNAKFMITGDPGQIDLPRRVTSGLKEALLVLKDVKGVGMIYLDDKDVIRHRLVKEVIAAYKNIENVD encoded by the coding sequence TTGAACGAACTTATAATCGAACTTACAGATATTAGTCCTAGAGATTTTTTCGGACTTGAAAATGCTAATATTGATCTTCTTAAAAAATATTTTCCCAAACTAAAAATCGTTGCTCGGGGCAATAAAATCAAGGCTTATGGCGATGAAGATGTGTTGGAGGAATTTGATAGACGACTTACTATGTTGTTGGATCAATACATAAAATATAACAAAATTGACGAAAACGTAATTGAGCGCGTTCTCACAAGCCGAAACAAAGAAGAATACGAAACTCCTCACGGAAGTGGCGAAACAATAGTTCACGGCGTTAGCGGAAAACCCATAAAAGCACAGACAGCTAACCAAAGAAAATTGGTTTCATTAATGGCTAAAAACGATATGGTTTTTGCCGTTGGTCCAGCTGGAACTGGAAAAACATATACTGGTGTTGCGCTTGCAGTTAAAGCGCTGAAAGAAAAAGAAGTAAAGAAGATCATCTTAACAAGACCTGCGGTAGAAGCTGGCGAAAATTTAGGATTTCTTCCAGGCGATTTAAAAGAAAAGCTCGACCCATATATGCAACCTTTATACGATGCTCTACGCGATATGATTCCTGCGGAAAAGCTTGCTTCACATATTGAAACTGGTGTGATTCAAATTGCACCTTTGGCATTTATGCGTGGCCGAACTTTGGACAACGCTTTCGTAATTCTTGATGAAGCCCAAAACACAACCCACGCCCAAATGAAAATGTTTTTAACCCGTATGGGAAAAAACGCCAAGTTTATGATTACTGGAGATCCTGGACAAATTGACCTTCCACGCCGTGTAACTTCTGGTTTGAAGGAAGCTTTACTCGTTTTAAAAGACGTAAAAGGTGTTGGAATGATCTATCTTGACGACAAAGACGTAATCCGTCACCGTTTGGTGAAAGAAGTTATAGCGGCTTATAAGAATATTGAAAACGTAGATTAA
- the gldF gene encoding gliding motility-associated ABC transporter permease subunit GldF, with protein sequence MLTIIKREINSFFSSTIGYLVIAVFLVINGLFLWVFSGNYNILDSGFADLSPFFELAPWVLLFLIPAVCMRAFSDEMKMGTLELLLTKPISLKQIVLGKYFGAVILIIIALIPTVLYVFTISELGNPSGNWDVGSTIGSYIGLLFLVFAYTSIGIFSSTLSQNQIVAFIIAVFLCFALYYGFDGLSSSTFNISSLGMKAHFDSVARGVLDTRDLIYFLSITVFFIALTVFKLMKQ encoded by the coding sequence ATGCTAACAATCATAAAACGCGAAATAAACTCCTTCTTTTCAAGTACCATAGGGTATTTGGTGATTGCTGTATTTTTGGTGATAAATGGTTTGTTTCTTTGGGTTTTTAGCGGAAACTACAACATTCTCGATTCAGGTTTTGCAGACCTTTCACCCTTTTTTGAACTTGCGCCTTGGGTTTTGCTATTTTTAATTCCAGCCGTTTGTATGCGTGCTTTTAGCGATGAAATGAAGATGGGTACCTTGGAGCTTTTACTCACCAAACCTATTTCGTTAAAACAAATAGTTTTGGGGAAATATTTTGGAGCGGTCATACTTATTATTATAGCGCTAATTCCAACAGTTTTATACGTTTTCACAATTTCTGAATTGGGCAATCCTTCAGGAAACTGGGATGTCGGTAGTACAATTGGTTCGTATATTGGCTTGTTGTTTTTGGTTTTTGCATATACTTCCATCGGCATATTTTCATCCACACTTTCGCAGAATCAAATTGTGGCTTTTATAATCGCAGTCTTTTTGTGTTTTGCGCTTTATTATGGTTTTGATGGCTTGTCTTCTTCAACTTTTAATATTTCAAGTTTGGGAATGAAGGCACACTTTGATAGCGTTGCTCGTGGGGTTTTGGACACTAGAGATTTGATTTACTTTTTAAGTATTACAGTGTTTTTTATTGCGTTAACGGTTTTTAAATTGATGAAGCAATGA
- the gldG gene encoding gliding motility-associated ABC transporter substrate-binding protein GldG, translated as MMKSSIKKQSVSLVILVVGLILLNLLGNYVYKRFDLTQDKRFTLSEEAKEIIDPINSPVIVDVFLKGNFPPEFQRLQSETEQLLDEFSAYNSNIKFEFINPTEKGNEEFQSQFEKFGLTPAQVSVTENGKQSTELVYPWALAHHDGKSVKIGLLKNQLGATSEERVNSSLQNLQYAFADSFKKLASQKSKKIAVLKGNGEYDDRYIADFFSTLKDYYFIAPFTLDSVASYSEKTLKDLEGFDLIVAAQPTEAFSDSEKYVLDQYIMNGGKSLWLLDATQMRTDSISGITYALGTDLNLNDFFFKYGIRINPNLVKDVYSAPIVLANGDERESQYNRYPWFFSPLSSSANNHPIVSNIEAVKFDYASAIDTLPNNIKKTVLLSTSPISKIVGLPFPIDFDVEIPKNLQVVNEGPNPNEYNAGEIPLAVLLEGNFTSAFKNRVKPLKLTGELKGIDDGKPSKMVVISDGDIIKNQMQGNRPLELGFDKMTNQFYGNKEFLLNTVNYLLDDSGLINIRTRQIAVPFLDPQKTLEQRSKWQALNLLLPLGLLALFGIAFTFYRKRKYTR; from the coding sequence ATGATGAAGTCTTCAATAAAAAAACAAAGCGTTTCTCTGGTAATTTTAGTTGTGGGATTAATTCTGTTGAATCTACTCGGAAACTATGTTTATAAACGCTTCGACCTTACGCAGGATAAGCGTTTCACCCTTTCTGAAGAAGCTAAGGAAATTATAGATCCTATTAATTCTCCCGTAATTGTAGATGTTTTTCTAAAAGGAAACTTTCCGCCAGAATTTCAAAGGCTTCAAAGTGAAACTGAGCAACTTTTGGATGAATTTTCGGCTTACAATTCAAACATTAAATTTGAATTTATAAATCCTACTGAAAAAGGCAACGAAGAATTTCAGTCTCAATTTGAAAAATTTGGATTAACTCCTGCCCAAGTTTCCGTCACTGAAAACGGCAAACAAAGCACCGAACTCGTTTATCCGTGGGCACTTGCGCATCATGATGGTAAATCCGTAAAAATTGGATTGCTGAAAAATCAACTTGGCGCTACTTCAGAAGAAAGAGTGAACAGCTCCCTTCAAAATCTGCAATATGCTTTTGCGGATAGTTTTAAAAAATTAGCATCCCAAAAATCAAAGAAAATAGCAGTATTAAAAGGCAATGGCGAATATGACGACCGTTACATTGCCGATTTCTTTTCAACTTTAAAAGATTATTATTTTATTGCCCCATTCACGTTGGATTCTGTTGCTTCTTATTCAGAAAAAACCTTAAAGGACTTGGAAGGTTTTGACTTAATAGTTGCCGCCCAACCTACAGAAGCTTTTAGTGATTCCGAAAAATATGTGTTGGATCAATACATTATGAACGGTGGAAAATCGCTTTGGTTACTAGACGCAACACAAATGCGAACTGATAGTATTTCAGGAATAACTTATGCTTTAGGAACGGATTTGAATTTGAATGATTTCTTCTTTAAATATGGAATTCGCATCAATCCAAATTTAGTGAAAGATGTATATTCTGCTCCAATCGTTTTGGCAAATGGAGACGAGCGCGAGTCACAGTACAACCGCTATCCGTGGTTTTTTAGTCCGCTAAGTAGTAGCGCGAACAATCATCCTATAGTTTCAAATATTGAAGCTGTAAAGTTTGATTATGCAAGCGCGATTGACACGCTTCCTAACAACATTAAAAAAACTGTTTTACTTTCTACTTCACCTATAAGTAAAATCGTGGGACTCCCCTTCCCTATTGATTTTGATGTGGAAATTCCGAAGAATTTACAAGTAGTGAACGAAGGTCCAAACCCAAACGAATATAACGCAGGAGAAATACCGCTAGCTGTTTTGTTGGAAGGTAACTTCACTTCGGCTTTTAAAAACCGTGTAAAGCCATTAAAACTAACTGGAGAACTTAAAGGTATTGACGATGGAAAGCCTTCAAAAATGGTTGTTATAAGCGATGGCGACATTATTAAAAATCAAATGCAAGGCAACCGTCCGCTGGAATTAGGCTTCGATAAAATGACCAACCAATTCTACGGAAATAAGGAATTTTTGCTGAATACAGTCAATTACCTACTAGACGACAGCGGACTTATAAACATTAGAACACGGCAAATTGCAGTGCCATTTCTTGATCCACAAAAAACTTTAGAACAACGTTCCAAGTGGCAAGCGCTTAACTTATTGTTGCCGTTGGGATTACTGGCACTTTTCGGAATAGCCTTCACATTCTACCGCAAACGCAAATACACGCGTTAA
- a CDS encoding c-type cytochrome, with the protein MKINKKLLALFSGIGIITLVLSLYAFKAHSRADQGYSPQPPWDNLKVLPKDITKDSLIGLMKNYENSLGVKCNYCHATSKVDPTKLDFPNDDKIEKEIARGMIKMTNEINENYFKPYFPDPKPEQVHVVNCVLCHRGTSNPEKYLSQMGKMYKTYDPNRDNRKEKAMEKE; encoded by the coding sequence ATGAAAATAAACAAAAAATTACTCGCGCTTTTTTCTGGGATAGGAATTATTACATTGGTCCTGAGTCTATATGCTTTTAAAGCTCATTCCCGAGCCGATCAGGGCTACTCACCGCAACCTCCTTGGGACAATCTGAAAGTCCTTCCGAAGGATATAACAAAGGATAGCTTAATAGGTCTAATGAAAAACTATGAAAATTCCCTTGGTGTAAAATGTAATTATTGTCATGCAACTAGCAAAGTTGACCCAACAAAATTAGATTTTCCGAATGATGATAAAATTGAGAAGGAAATTGCTCGTGGAATGATAAAAATGACCAATGAAATCAATGAGAATTATTTTAAGCCTTACTTCCCCGACCCAAAACCAGAACAAGTGCATGTTGTAAACTGCGTGTTGTGCCATCGCGGAACATCAAATCCTGAAAAGTATTTATCGCAAATGGGAAAGATGTATAAAACCTATGATCCAAATAGGGATAATAGAAAAGAGAAAGCCATGGAAAAAGAATAA
- a CDS encoding phosphoribosylaminoimidazolesuccinocarboxamide synthase, which translates to MPNTIISTDFKFPGQKNVYHGKVREVYTLENNLLLMVATDRLSAFDVVMPKGIPYKGQILNQIATKMMLDTEDLVPNWLIATPDPNVAIGEACEPFKVEMVIRGYMSGHAAREYKAGKRMLCGVAMPDGMKENDKFPKPIITPATKAEMGDHDEDISREDILKRGIVSEEDYLQLEDYTRKLFQRGSEIASERGLILVDTKYEFGKTNPETSGGKIVLIDEIHTPDSSRYFYAEGYETRQNNNEPQKQLSKEFVRQWLIQNDFQGLEGQKVPFMSDEYIETVSERYIELYENITGEKFVKADVSNIHERIEKNVLKYFK; encoded by the coding sequence ATGCCAAACACAATAATTTCAACAGATTTCAAATTCCCTGGACAAAAAAATGTTTACCACGGAAAAGTCCGCGAAGTTTATACTTTAGAAAACAACTTGCTTTTAATGGTAGCCACTGACAGGCTAAGCGCTTTTGATGTCGTGATGCCGAAAGGAATTCCATATAAAGGTCAAATCTTAAACCAGATTGCAACTAAAATGATGCTTGACACTGAGGATTTGGTGCCAAATTGGTTAATAGCCACTCCAGATCCAAACGTTGCCATAGGCGAGGCCTGCGAACCTTTTAAAGTTGAAATGGTAATCCGCGGTTATATGAGTGGTCACGCTGCCCGCGAATATAAAGCTGGAAAACGAATGCTCTGCGGTGTTGCGATGCCAGACGGAATGAAGGAAAACGATAAATTCCCAAAACCGATAATTACACCAGCTACAAAAGCAGAAATGGGAGATCACGATGAAGATATTTCGCGTGAAGATATTCTGAAAAGAGGAATCGTTTCTGAAGAAGATTATCTTCAATTAGAAGATTACACTAGAAAGCTTTTTCAGCGTGGAAGCGAGATAGCATCGGAAAGAGGACTTATATTAGTTGATACTAAATATGAATTCGGAAAAACGAATCCCGAAACTTCGGGAGGTAAAATAGTGCTTATAGACGAAATCCATACGCCAGATTCCTCACGTTATTTTTATGCTGAAGGTTATGAAACACGCCAAAACAACAACGAGCCACAAAAACAACTTTCAAAAGAATTTGTACGCCAATGGTTAATTCAGAATGATTTTCAAGGTTTGGAAGGCCAGAAAGTTCCTTTTATGAGCGATGAATATATTGAAACCGTTTCAGAAAGATATATTGAGCTTTACGAAAACATTACGGGTGAAAAATTTGTAAAAGCAGATGTTTCAAACATTCACGAACGTATTGAAAAAAATGTATTGAAATATTTTAAGTAA
- the dnaN gene encoding DNA polymerase III subunit beta, with translation MKFIVSSSYLLKQLQVLGGIINNNNTLPILDNFLFNLDNKSLTVSASDLETTISSKLEVESTEKGMICVPARLLLETLKTFPEQPLTFTVEDNNTIEISSNHGKYALAYASGEEFPNAVELKDPSSTVVQGDVLATAISKTIFASGNDDLRPVMSGVFFQFSTDNLVFVATDAHKLVKYTRDDISASQTAEFIMPKKPLTLLKSILAGVEDDVIIEYNESNAKFIFENTEMVCRLIDGKYPNYEAVIPKENPNKLVIDRNQFLNSVRRVSIFSSKTTHQIRLKIAGAELNISAEDIDYSNKAEERLTCDYQGDDMQIGFNSRFLTEMLNNLTSDEVSLEMSLPNRAGILTPVDGLDEGETVTMLVMPVMLNN, from the coding sequence ATGAAATTCATCGTATCGAGTTCGTATTTATTAAAACAACTTCAAGTTTTGGGCGGTATTATCAACAATAACAATACCCTGCCTATTTTAGATAATTTTCTGTTCAATTTGGACAATAAAAGTCTAACCGTTTCAGCTTCAGATTTGGAAACTACTATTTCATCAAAATTAGAAGTAGAAAGTACTGAAAAAGGAATGATTTGTGTTCCCGCAAGACTTCTATTGGAAACACTGAAAACCTTTCCAGAGCAACCATTAACGTTTACTGTTGAAGATAACAATACTATAGAAATCAGTTCCAACCACGGTAAATATGCCCTTGCTTATGCCAGTGGTGAAGAATTTCCAAACGCGGTGGAATTGAAGGATCCTTCTTCAACCGTTGTTCAAGGTGATGTTTTGGCAACAGCAATCAGCAAAACTATTTTTGCTTCAGGAAATGATGATTTAAGACCTGTAATGAGCGGTGTTTTCTTTCAGTTTTCAACAGACAATTTGGTTTTTGTAGCTACCGATGCTCACAAATTAGTAAAATATACCCGTGATGATATTAGCGCTTCACAAACGGCTGAATTCATTATGCCGAAAAAACCACTTACACTTTTAAAAAGCATTCTTGCTGGTGTTGAAGATGATGTGATTATTGAATACAACGAAAGCAACGCCAAGTTCATTTTTGAAAATACTGAAATGGTTTGCCGCTTGATTGATGGGAAATATCCAAACTACGAGGCAGTTATTCCAAAGGAAAACCCAAACAAATTAGTTATCGACAGAAACCAGTTTTTGAATTCTGTTCGTAGGGTTTCAATATTTTCAAGCAAAACCACACATCAAATCCGTTTGAAAATTGCGGGTGCAGAATTGAATATTTCCGCAGAAGATATAGATTACAGCAACAAAGCTGAGGAACGTCTTACTTGTGATTACCAAGGTGATGATATGCAAATAGGTTTCAACAGCCGTTTCCTTACCGAAATGCTAAACAACCTTACAAGCGATGAAGTTTCTTTAGAAATGAGCTTACCAAACAGAGCTGGAATTCTTACGCCAGTTGATGGCCTTGATGAAGGCGAAACCGTTACTATGCTTGTGATGCCGGTTATGTTGAACAACTAG
- a CDS encoding peptide-methionine (S)-S-oxide reductase, with product MISQNEKIALGGGCHWCTEAVFQVLKGVVEVEQGYVASSGENESFSEAVIVHFDSEIITSKTLIEIHLHTHKSTSDHSMRTKYRSAIYTFYETQIKVVTLILEGFQKDFDQKLITQVFPFEAFKASRESIQDYYQKNPEKPFCKTFINPKLLLLLDRFSAHIRLDKLKHLEEEA from the coding sequence ATGATAAGTCAAAATGAAAAAATAGCCTTGGGCGGTGGTTGCCATTGGTGTACAGAGGCTGTTTTTCAAGTACTTAAGGGAGTTGTAGAAGTGGAGCAGGGTTATGTGGCATCAAGTGGTGAAAACGAATCTTTTTCAGAAGCAGTAATTGTTCATTTTGATTCAGAAATCATAACGTCGAAGACTTTGATAGAAATTCATTTGCATACTCATAAAAGTACCTCAGATCATAGTATGCGAACTAAATATAGATCTGCCATTTATACTTTTTATGAAACACAAATTAAGGTCGTAACTCTTATTTTAGAAGGGTTTCAGAAGGATTTCGACCAAAAATTGATAACCCAAGTTTTTCCTTTTGAAGCATTTAAAGCTTCTAGAGAATCAATTCAAGATTATTATCAAAAAAATCCTGAAAAGCCTTTTTGTAAAACTTTTATCAATCCAAAATTGCTATTATTGTTAGATCGATTTTCAGCCCATATACGCTTGGACAAATTAAAACATTTGGAAGAGGAAGCGTAG
- a CDS encoding T9SS type A sorting domain-containing protein, translating to MKTVVTSLVALLFFGLLSAQVTQIASGLNEPHRLIVYNNYVYFTDANSVQRVDYNNPTAPELVVDGLNNPSGMVLNGNDLYIADFNGGRIVKIDITLSNPTIENLITGLNTPNGIAISGNYLYYSDNNSDIIAKVDITNSNPTAEIVIQNVGRPAGIDIRGDFLYFAIPFTKRIQKIDITITNPTPTLVVGNIVYPLGIKFRGDELYIANRNGNSIVRYNVVTDTRSDALTNLNQPLDVAMNSDTLFFVNSGDNSIYKAEGVLGLGQSDFEIAMKLYPNPTKSFLSVTNLLEETSYVIYNTNGEQVATGNYKPDDYIFVENLSSGIYLLKLITGKTFKFIKN from the coding sequence ATGAAAACAGTAGTTACTTCTTTAGTTGCCCTATTATTTTTCGGTCTGCTTTCGGCACAGGTTACACAAATTGCCTCAGGACTTAATGAACCGCACAGATTAATTGTATATAATAATTATGTTTATTTCACAGATGCAAACAGTGTGCAAAGAGTTGATTACAACAACCCCACTGCGCCCGAATTGGTTGTGGACGGCCTAAACAATCCGTCAGGAATGGTGCTTAACGGTAATGATCTTTATATTGCTGACTTTAACGGTGGAAGAATTGTGAAAATTGATATAACACTATCAAATCCCACAATTGAAAATTTGATTACAGGTTTAAATACCCCAAATGGTATTGCTATAAGTGGAAATTATTTATACTACTCAGATAATAATTCTGATATAATTGCAAAAGTAGATATTACCAATAGTAATCCGACTGCTGAGATTGTGATTCAAAATGTGGGGAGACCTGCTGGAATTGATATAAGAGGAGATTTTCTCTATTTCGCAATACCTTTTACCAAACGAATACAAAAAATAGATATTACAATAACTAATCCAACCCCGACTTTGGTTGTAGGTAATATTGTCTACCCGCTCGGTATCAAATTCCGTGGAGACGAGCTTTACATTGCAAACCGAAATGGCAATTCAATAGTTAGATATAATGTTGTAACAGATACACGTTCCGACGCTTTAACAAATTTGAACCAACCTTTGGATGTAGCTATGAATTCTGACACTTTATTTTTTGTGAATAGTGGTGATAATTCAATCTATAAAGCCGAAGGAGTTTTGGGCTTAGGTCAATCTGATTTTGAAATAGCTATGAAGTTATATCCGAATCCTACGAAATCTTTTTTGAGTGTAACAAATCTTTTAGAAGAAACCTCTTATGTTATTTACAATACAAATGGTGAACAAGTTGCTACTGGAAACTATAAGCCGGACGATTATATTTTTGTAGAGAACCTTAGCTCTGGAATATATTTATTAAAACTAATTACTGGAAAGACTTTCAAGTTTATAAAAAATTGA
- a CDS encoding DUF1573 domain-containing protein gives MVTTTLKGRSFFRNVFFMASFLFCTALFAQDAAKEDKGIFKFESSVIDYGTIAHNADGVRAFVFKNVGTAPIVISNVKGSCGCTVPTKPDHAIMPGETAEIGVKYATDRIGAFSKTVTVTSNASEGTVLLKIKGNVLADAPAASETPSGK, from the coding sequence ATGGTAACAACAACATTAAAAGGAAGAAGTTTTTTCCGCAACGTATTTTTTATGGCAAGTTTTCTTTTTTGCACTGCTTTATTTGCGCAGGACGCAGCAAAAGAAGATAAAGGTATTTTTAAATTTGAATCTTCAGTAATTGATTACGGAACCATTGCACATAATGCAGACGGAGTTCGCGCTTTCGTATTTAAAAATGTGGGTACAGCTCCAATTGTAATTTCAAACGTTAAAGGAAGTTGTGGTTGCACCGTTCCTACAAAACCAGACCACGCTATTATGCCAGGTGAAACTGCGGAAATTGGCGTTAAATATGCTACCGATCGAATTGGTGCTTTTTCTAAAACAGTAACAGTTACTTCAAACGCAAGTGAAGGTACAGTTCTTCTTAAAATTAAAGGAAATGTATTGGCTGATGCTCCAGCTGCTTCTGAAACTCCAAGCGGTAAATAA